A region of the Esox lucius isolate fEsoLuc1 chromosome 10, fEsoLuc1.pri, whole genome shotgun sequence genome:
ACATTGGCATTACTCTGAAAAACCTTCTTACTGAACCTGGGTGGTGGGGGCCGCGCATCTTGTGTCTGAGACTGGGACCGCTGGTTCTATATTTATCCCCAAAAAGGACCAAATATAGAGAAATATGGCTTAGAAGGGTGGACAGTGTCATGAACATTAATATGGGACAAGAGAAGTCCAGGCCATAAGAATAGGCAACAGTGTGAAAACCTATAAGAAGTAGTAGGAGTCTGATCACAGGAGCTGGCAGCTCAATTCCCGGTCCAGTTGTCAGCAAGGGGATGATAAGTAGATAAAGAAATATTACAGCTGATTTATACAAGGCACTGTCTTGAGGCATTCTAAGTAGGAGCAGCAGGAGCATGTAGGATCATGAGAATTACCTTGTTAAAGTAGAAAATTGGCGTACACTCACCAGGCGTGCAGAGGTGACGCATATCACAGAGGACACGGAGGGCTCATCTCTGCGGACCAGCGGGTTGTTCTGGGGTGAGGAGAGGGTCAGAGAGAAGGACCGGGTGCGACTGGCAGGGGCTGAGCGACCTCGCTGCAGAATCTGCTCCATGGActgaaaatgagagagagataataGTATAGAAAAAAAGTGGTATACAATACACAGGTATTCTATATTTTACAGTGTCAGTAACACACATGACTAGCATGCTAGTCCATCCggtaatatatttttcagatatTCAAGGTACCCGCTGAAGGTTGTTAGGCCTAAGTCTGAATTTTTGCATTTATGAGTAGTTTAAACTCTCTTGCCGTCTTGAATTCTGTATTATAACAATGCTAGTTTATATTGTTATAATACAGTTGTTTGGGTGATCAGTATTTCAAGTGAAATTGTTTTATAGAACTGGTTATTTAGATACTGGATGCTGATTGGATGAGCtgaagtgtgcacacccttcaTAATggggtttgtaaatgtgtttagatTAAAGCAACCACATTCCAAATCAAAATCAATTAGCTGTCAACTGACATAATTTTAATTGATTTTGATTGGTCCTAAATATAATCAGCTGTTCCTATAGGATttattttaaagttatttttgtttatcattATACTAAACTTTCTTTGGTGGTACTTACAACAATGTTGCTGTTAGAGCCTTCTGGTCGTGGCGCAGTTACAGTTTCACTGCTCATTTGATTTGTGTTGACAGCCGAACTACTGGAATTAAAAAAGTGAGGTGGTCCACCTGGACTTCTAACAAAACCATCTGCATGAAGGAAAGAACAGGGAAATACCATGAGCGTCGGCATACCAACTGTGCCTGAGTATCCCGCAAAGTGCAACGCTAATTGACTCAGCACTGTTTGGGTAGAAGGGAGGGAAGGTTGCAGAGGGCTGCATTGCACCGTCATGCTATAATGACTTCCTGCAGCAAGCTGGGTGCCCAGGGGCTAAACTGTGCTTGTTAACTGGAAGAATGCACCCCTCCATGGGTACTGTTACAGAATACTTCCTGATTGAGTAAGCAGTATGATAACAAGTACTACAACAAAGCACAATTAGATACTAAACTCTGTCATGTCTGCTGTAAGTTACTGCAACCTCACGTGTTGGACACCATGAAATttgatagaaaaaaataaaagatgtgtgtaTGAACTGTTGAAGGTCTATGTGAATGTGGGGGACCGCATGTTTCTTTTAGTGTAAATCTACTCACTGGCAACATGTGTGATGGGATTATATGTGGTCTTTCCCATGACGGCGTTAGCTGTGGGGCTAGTTTTCTCCAGAGCCGGCTGGGTGGACACAGGTGCTGGGGCTTGTACGCTGATAACCGGATGAACAGCCTGGTGCTCTGTCTTACAATGAAGATTTTTAACCCCACGGTCCCCTCCACAGTCATCAGCCAGGGGGACTGGTTCTGAACGTTCTTTGTCCTTCTCATTGGGCCATTGCCTTCCATGGTCACCGCTTTTACACCCCAACGCAGACTCATCTTTCTTCCTGGGCTTTGGCTGGACATGCCGTGGCATTCTCCTTGTGGTCCTTTTCTCTAGAATCATCTTTTTGTAACAGGATATAGAGAGTAGAGAGCGGGAGATTCATTATAGATACTAGGGCCTTGACCTGAAAGGAAGTTGTTTAAGTCATAATTAGTAACTGTGGACCAAACCCATAACATGAGACACGTGTCTCACTCCCCTCCCATTACCTCATAGAGTTTGTTGCGGTACTGGACCACTGACAACTGAACATCATCATCTACAGGCAGGATCACGTCATAGTCTAGAGCTGGCTCCTTGGCTGGGTTGTGGAACCTCCGGTAACATGAAAGGGAAAACACAAAACCTATGGCTTTACGCAACacgaacagaaaacaacatcaCTGTTAAATACAATGACTTGGCATCCTGTATTACTGAGCATCGAAAAACAGAAGACTTTGGACGTGTCTCGAACGCATGCCTCTGTCCAATATAATGTAGTGCACTGCATTTGACTAGGGTTCCGGTCAAAGGTGGTGTACTACAGTATGTGGAGAAAATGGGTACTATTTGGGATGATTCCTATATGTGTACAGCACATAATTACAGAATGAACTAAGCCTTCATAACATAAATTCAGCAACGGGCAGCAGAAGAGGATTCAAGCATTGTATCATCAAACACTCAACCTTTACATGACATGTAAAggttaataaaatgcaaattaattatttaaaaatcatacaatgtgattttctggatgagCCAACCCCTATATAGCACATGTGTAAAGGTTTAAAAAGCATCTTGAACCCCATTTCAATACATTACAAGTGCTGTATCAGTACATTTTGTTGTGATTAGTTATCATTTACTTGGAGACGTATGGGTGCTGTAGGGCTTGTTCAGCAGTCAGCCTTTTATCTGGGTTGAACACCAGCAGTCGACACACCAGGTCTAAGGCATCAGAGGGCACAGACGGCTGCAGAAGCTCCTCTAAAGACACCGAGGGTCTGGCCAATCCGACATAGACATAGTCAGAGTGTAGAACTGTTGGTTAGCGCCTACAGATGTATAGACAACGTACTTGTACTTAAATAAGACTAAGTAGTCTTAGTTTCACTACAACTTACCTGAGTAGCATTCTCTGAATCACAGATGCACCATACTCAGATTTTATTGAAAGGATATCTGAAAACCAAATCGCATCAATGGTCAGCAGTCGGTCAATTACGGCCAGACAAGGTTTGGTTCCAAAACAAGCAGAATGTATTTAATGTCCTGGCCTCACCTTCTGGGCTGGGGTGTGGAATGGCACTCATTATTCTCTCTATCTGGTTGATAGTGGAAGTTCCAGGGAAAAGGGGCTTTCCCAGCAGCATCTCTCCCAGGATGCATCCAATACTCCACATGTCCACTCCCTTTGTGTATCTATGAGAGAAATCAACATTTGATTAGTGATATCAAAGCCAGTGACATTTTCTGGCAGGTTTCTGTACAAATACCTCTGTATCCTCAGTGTTTGCATTATAAGTCACACATGGACTCCTAGAAAATGAACAATCCACCCCCTAGAATTACATACCATTCTACCAGGTAAATACGCTAATAACACATTTGTGTTCACAGAAACAACCTGGGCGCATGTAGGGTTGATTGTCTTGCTCAGGGTCAGAAAacgatgttttcattttgtctgcTCAGGGATTAGAATAGACGAATAGGCTTTTCTGCTTTGATGAGTATTAAAGTCTAAAGACTTGGTTCTGTTATTTGAGCATGGAGTTATACTGTACAAATGTCCCTTTAATCTCAGTGTATGTGTACCTTGACGAGCCCAGCAGGATCTCAGGAGCTCTGTACCAACGCGTTGCCACATACTCTGTCAGGGCTGGGTTCCCAGAATCTTCCTGAATCTGGTAGAGGGACCTTGCTAAACCAAAGTCACACAACTTCACAAAGCAATCCGTGTCAAGCAGAATATTGGAGGGCTGTGGGTagaggaaagaaaacaaagtgATGTCTTCCAAACGGGTTTGCTGTCATATTCTGAATGTGCACAATGGCAGCAAACATTGTGTACTGTACTTTCTGGTCTCTGTGGATGACATTGCCTGAGTGCAGGTATTTGGTGGCTTTGAGGAGTTGATACATGACATAGCGTTTATGGATTTCTTTCAGCAGGTTGCCTTTCTTTATCACAGCGTGCAGGTCAGTATCTGCAACATGCAGGTCATAGAAACACTAAGTAACAAACTGGAAACATAACTACATAGAATAATGCACAATAGTTCATAGCACACTCAGAATAACCTCAGTTTGACTACAACTTTCCACAAACagacaattattaaaatattcctGTGAAAAACAATCCAGACACGTTATGTTTCCCATACACAACCTACACACACgcagaataaaaagaaaaatgtgttgaaataaaatgaaccaGAAAATCAAGACAAAATTTAACAGTCCAATGAATGACAAACCAGATGTCATATTTCTCATAGAGTATCAACAGAATCCTGCAGTGACCCCAACATTTGCCAGGGTAGGACAAAGGACACATTTTGCGGCGGTTCTGTGGTGTTTTTCTGGGGCGCAATGTGCAGATTATGGTGGGCACTCAAAGATGAGACTGCAGTGCGGAGATCAGAGAGGAATCCAATGAATAGACTCAGCAGGCATCACAGGCAGCCAAGATAAGAGGAGCAACGCCCCAATAGCACATCCCCTGGTACCACATTTATTAAACTGCTGAATAATCTTGTGCTTTCCTGactgcttcaatgcattcattCACTCTGTGTGGTTTTTACAGAAAGGGGGATCCCAACAAATTTTGAACTGGGTATGCTGCTAATAATTTATACTTTGGCTTTAACACAGTACACAGCCTCACCCATGTATTCAAAGACCAGGTAAATATCTTTGTCATTTTGAGCTCGGATGACATTCAGCAATTTGACGATGTTGTCATGATCTCCAAATTCCTGCAAtaaaaaacagttttaaaacaaacaaacacctagacacacacacaacttaagGAAATCAATGTTGTAACtcaagaatgggaaaactttCTTAAGTATAGTAACAGAACGATATAGGTAATGTTTATGTGGGTTAATGCGTTGTTATGTAAACTGTGCTGCCAGTGTTTATGTGGACAATGGTAATATCTGATGCACAGCTTAAGGCCTCAGTTCTCCCCGGTCAATGTGAATGGCGGAGACTGGAGACAGATTAAAGCTTACTGCACTGTTTGTTTGACCTTGTTTTCGTATGCAGAGGGTATGCAGACTTGTGTCACTGGTTTCATGTTCACATTCataatttcagaataaaatgtaTAGCCACTCTCTGAATTATTTATCACAAACAAAAGTCAGACTGCAAACTGTCAGTAGCCTGTATAGGTAACTATAAGACGACTACAGAACAGTTAGGCAGATGGTTAGAAACTGTTCGATCTCTGAGTCATACCCAATTATCAATCGACAAATGATTTCAAAACCAcgtcattacatttttaactctTGTAGACAGACTAGGTTTATGTTagatttttggttttattaattGATCACATTACACAAAACTTCAGATATACCAGGTAAAAACTGAGCAGGACATAACCAGCATCAGGGACTCTTTCTCATCTGTTGTTTACGATGTATGCAAGCACAGTTTAATTGTCTACAGCATATTACTATTCCACTCCAGTTACATATCTGATGGCTTACTGCTGGTGTGCTCCATTCAAACAACTGAACCAATCCCTCCACCTTTCCATTTGTTGCTAAGTGATACATGCATTAATTATTACCTGAAGAAACATTATTTCTCTGAATGTCCGCTGTGAGAAAAAAAAGGGAGAATTAGGAAAGGCCAAAGCAATCTGTAAACATGAAAacttgttttacatgtttttagaaCCCTTTGTGGTCTTTGTGGTCAATGTTGTAAAATAAGGGTCTTTTATCACTGCACAACTGGTTCAACCGATATTGCGATTGGTCATGCTTCTTTACACCTAGCTGATGGCATGTAAACAAGAAAGCCAGTGTCAATGACCAGTGTTATAATGTATCACAAACCTGGGCATCAGTTCTATTCCTGAAGGCATCAAAAATTTTCTTTACAGCCACAACttctcctgtctgtttttccacAGCCTTCCATACAATCCCATATGCCTACACCATGAGTGGATCAAGAGATAAAACTGTTAGTAAATTGTAATATAAGGTTTGGAAAATACCACAACACTGTAGTTTAGCCCTAAAAAGGactaaaaacacaatatagatACCAAAGGGGAGTCAGTGGAAGACAGAAGTTCTGGCGTGAGTTTACAAATACGTATTATTAGAGTCACATACTGACTAGTAGTGATAAAGGGTCTCCTGGAAGACAACCAAACCCTGTACTAAGTGAGAGAACACACAATCAGGTTAACTACACATCTGGTGTTGGTGCTTTCCTGCTATGTCACATGACTGAAAACAGGAGAAGTTGGAGTATTTATGATGACTTTTGGAGGATGTTTAAATAATAATCTAAATATTGACAAATAATTACTTTCTTGGAATTTATAATGTTGCTCAATAGGATATTGTTTCGCTTGGGTATCACTGAACTGTAGTAAACTGTCAACACCTGTGTAATAGGACCCACGCCCTCCCCTCCGCTCTGCCGAGGGAAGGGATGAGGTCGTTTTGTGACGTTTCTAAATGACTCAACAGGGTCCCATGTTTGCCAACTGgcacaacatttcaaatatagCCTCCCGGATGCCTTTAACACAAGGTGTCTTTTGGTGAGACAACTAGGCTTCCATTATTGTACGTAACTCAGTGTATCTGGGGGGAAACAAACTTTGGACTCGGAAGTCTAGGATTTTAATTTTTCCATAGTATCAAAGTCTACTGATCTGCTTGAAAGAAACGGCTTGTTCTGAAAAAGTTAATAACGTTCCAGCTTATGACACGAGTGTTCACAGCCAAGGAAAGTAATTCTGGggaattttaattattttaagaaaaaagTCAAAAGTAATAATGGGCGCAATTTAGACATTAGCATAATcaaatgtgtattatttcaaAACCACATCATTCTTATTTACCTATCAATGCAATCAATGCTGGATCATTTCTTCTTTGTAGTAGCTATTTTTGCATCCTGACAGAATTACAGATATCAATTCCAATTACAAGGACAATAAAAACTGGGGACAGCAAAATTACTTACGCCTTTTCCaagtcttctctttatttcatatttcattgaaatatgATCCTCCACCTCTATGACGTTCATCTTTATTCTTTGATTAGACAAATCTAGGCAATTATTTGTATTCCTTTGGTCGCTATTTACTATCGGTAATATAATCAAGTTGAAATTCTTCAAAGAAAACAGGTGATTCAAGGCAACAATGTACCAACTTCTTGCAGATGGAATCTTCATTCACGTCAACCGTCCAAGACGCAACATACTCCTTGATTAATAGGCGTTCAATATACAATAGCCACACTAACATGTGTTGAGcactagctagcaaacgttagCTTCATGGAACTTATGTTTGAATAGTTGGAGAACTGATCTGTCGtggcacatctatacattcctaCATAATGAATCAGATAAATATGTATCCCTCCCAGAACTGTACCGATTTCGTCCTTTTTGAAAGCACTGAAATAGTCCGGTTCAATTATATTGTCAAAGGGTAGTGGCTGCGGGATACAAACAAGCATAtccttttgtaattgttttgtcGTCCTGGAAACGAAACGATGCTGTTATAGCCGCTGACGGATTTTAAAGGAGCCGTATTATTTTATGTACCAAGGTGCTTTTTCAAGTCAAGGTGACACCAGAAcgtacaatatatatttttaaatgatacGTAAAAAGACAAACAAGCTAATGTTGgaggtagattttttttatttctaaaaaGGTGTTACATGCTCTTTTTTAATTCAAAACTTCATTATTTACAATGATATATCTTAATAAATATGCGCTCCCGAATTATAATCAATAGCTGGTACGCATTTAAATCAGGATGGAACTCTATGAATCGATTTGTCTCCACTGACCACCTGATGTGGCCAAACCCTCACATCTAAAGAAAAGTTTAATTATGCATCTTAATTAAAGTAGTGCTATATTACATTTACTCCACaaatgagaaaaacaataacataaaagaGAGCCACATTTCTTTCACCACAGTGGTACACTAAATCGTCAATATGGTTGCATTACAATACTCATACCTCTTAAAGACCATCTGTTCACCAACAGTTTACAACTTTGATTAAATTAACAACCAGAGTCAGGAATAACCTGTGCAAACTTTATTGGAGTTTAACGTAGAGCCAATGGGGTACAGCCACATACTttctcaaataaaataacattattttttttaaatgttattgaaaCCCCTCTCAAAGCTCTGGCTGACCAAACTTCTTGAAGACACCACAGTTTGACATGTTTTATCTTCTTCTACTAAACTCACTTATAAAGGAGACAGACTCAAACTGTACCCTTGGGTTAAGTCACACAGTAGGCTGGTTGCTTATATGACAAAACAAGAAGTAAGTAGAGTCCAATGTAGATTCTAGATCGCAGGCTTAAAAGATCAGCCTTCACAGTGTCCCGCCACACAGGCAGGAAAATTACAACTCAATAAGTAGGACCACCACTGGGCAAGGCCACAGCACTGGATGCTGCAAAGAGTCTAGATCAGAGTTCAAAGGAGAAGACAGACACTGTACAAATaatttggaggaagaaagacagtattcaatggaaaaatacacaacacaaacagGGAGAGAAGACATAATAAATGTGTTGCAAAGAAACAATAGGAAGGGGGTACCACAATAATCCATGATATAAGAAAAGCGTAAATATTCCTGGATGACAGGCACATTAAGAGGAGTGTAAGAAGCGATTGAAGGCGTTGTATGCCGACTCCAGGTCAAACAGCATCTGGCGAACCTGGGAGTCGTCCAACTCATCCGAGGCCGACATGCTGCTGAGAGTGGTCAACCTAGTGGGGGGGGGACACATACATCTTTACCTTCAAAATATAGTGTGAAGTTTTCGATCTTAGACAACAAAGGCAATTTTTGCAGACAGATTATGCCTAGTCATTTTGACAGCATCAGGATAGCCTAGTGGTTATAACATCCGACCAGTAACGGAAATTTTGCTACATTAAATTTCCCATAATTGCTTCCAGGTCGCTGCCAAAAATGACAGTGTTCTTAGTTATACTTATCTGGTACAAAAAAATgggtaatttaaaaaataagccTAGTCCTAGACTTAAAATACAGAATTCTCCATTGAAAGTGATTCTAAGTTGGCTAGAAACCTGTCCTAAATATGTTTTACGTATTTACCAGAGGCTGACTTTGTCTTTGGCCTCATTGTCTGGAGGCATGTTGCTCATTCGGTTAATGGTCTCCATCAGCTCTCTCAGGTCTGGTTGGATCTGATGAATTCAAACCAGTTATTAATAATTGAATCAAACACAGAACCAGACATTTTTCCTAAATATTTAACATGTTATGTAATCTACAAACAGGGAGGTACCTCATCCATGGCCCGGATCTCCAGTCGTAGCTTGTCCATTACGGTGATAAAGAGCTGGAAACACAGGAGGAAAAACAATGGAGACAGAACACCATAATGCACACGTTTGAATGACTATTTCGCTCCCTGTCAGAAAAAACAGCTCATTAAAATGGGTGGTCCTATCAGAAGAGTGTGAAATTTATAACTATCCTACTCTGCCAGTATATCAAGTAAATCTTCTTTGTTCAGTAACCCTGTTGGATTTTGGCAGGATGGATGTGGAATGCAATTTGTTTTAGGCCACTTAAGGATGCACCAACATACAGGGCTCTGGGACAAGCCAGAATGTGTCAGATTAAGAAAACTACTCAATCCTCTAAAAGAGTgcagttttatttaaaaaatccaaATGGGACCACAATGGCTACAATATGGGCAATAAGTTGAAAGTGATGACTGGGTTTAAGTGTCATGGGCATGCCGAAGACACTTACTGATACAATATCTGCAATGCAACGATTCAGGTTGCCCTTATCATCCTTGATGGTGATTGGTCGATCCTCCTTGATTCTCTCCATTGCTAGTGGGCAGTCAAGCTAGCGAAAAAAGGTTGAGGAGAACCACACATAACATATAAACCAATTTACATATATTCAAATACTGTTCTAGAGGCCTGCAGAGTTTGCTAAAGGATGTACAGATCTGGGATCTGACAACTGAGTTgagtacatacagtaccagacaaAAGTCTGGACAcccctactcattcaagggtatttcgtAATATGTACTATTTTCGTCCTTGTAGAATAATGGTGAAGATGTCAAAAAACACATGGATTTATGTAACAACAGAAGAAACTGTTAAATagagcaaaacatttcatactgtagattcttcaaagtagacaacctttgccttgatgacagctttgcacactcttcgCATTCTCTCAagcagcttcatgaggtagtcacctggaatgcatttcaaacaacaGGTGTACCTTGATAAACGTAAATATGTCCAGGTCCTTCCCATCATAATGTGTTAGGATAGGTATACAGAGGGTGACATGGTCGGGTGAGTATACAGGAGACAATCATTATGTCTGTCCTATAGGAAATCTGCCAatgacactgtctgtgattttttttttgaattcaaggcacactcaatcAGCATGGCTACCATACCATACTGCAGTAATATGCCATTGCATCTGGTTTGcacttagtgggactatcatatctttttttaacaggacaatgacccaaaacacacctccaggctgtgtaagagctatttgaccaagaaggagattAATGGGCCTGCATTAGATGACCTGGCcaccacaaacaccagaccACAAATAAATGGTTTGGGCTTAGTTGGACCACAAAGTGACGGAAAACCACTCAGCATGTGGGAACTCATTCAAGACTGTTGGAGCATTTCAGATGACAACCTCATGTAGCTGGTTAAGAAAATGCCAAGACTgggcaaagctgtcatcaaggcaatgGATGACTTCTCttaagaatctaaaatataaatgtattttgattttaacacttttttggttattaaattattccatatgttttatttcctagctttgatgtcttcactattattccacAATGtcgaaaatagtaaaaataaagaattacccttgaatgagtaggtgagTCTAAACTTGACAGCTACTGTGTATCTGCTGTAAAAGACGCACTCTACTCAATGCTGTTGTGTGACTGATTCAGACTCACTCTGTACTTTCTACAGAAGTCATCAATAGAGCCCACATCAGACCCTTGGACCTGTTTGAAAGCAGCCTTGTACTGCACCAGCAGCCTGGAGCAAGCAGCCGTGTACCTGACAGAAAAAACAGTAACGAGCAATCACATTCTTGCTCTAATGTTGAAACATCATACATAGACAGACAAAAAAAGTAACCCACACACCTTCATTTCACAGTTCAtgaaacccacacaaacacacacacacaccaagtgaGTGTTTAAACTTACTCATTGGGGGTCACACAGTCCTTGATGTAAGCTTTCTCCAGGGCCTGGAGTGTCTTCACTACAGCAAACAGTTCTGCCATGTTGTCAAACCttgacaaaaacaagcaaaatgctcaataataataatatctcACCAACCAGGATTGTGAATAACTTATCATTTATATTAATCATCATttacttctctctttctcttgcatTCTTGTACAACTTCACCTCctaaaaaagaaagacaaaaatatatgaaaaaaacGTATACAGACCAAAAGTACAACATGCAGGTATCATAAACATATATTGTTGAGGGCTTCAAAAATTGTCAATCAATTATGCAAACCCCACAAAAACCTACTTACCTCATACAATTCAGGTTTATTAGCTGGAGCTATAATGAAGAGAAATATAAAGGCATGACAGTTGCTTAAAAAGAGCAAATAGTTTAGATTTTTCGAGTAAATACTATTGTTTTGGTGTGACTCAGAGCAAACGCACCTCCACCCATACCTCCCGTAACAGGTATTCCGTGAAACATTGTGACTGTTGCCGTCATACAACGTGATCTATTAAAGACACCAAATGTTATAGTTATTGAAAATACTTGAGAAAGTCTGTACCAATGTTGACAACTGCATGATTAATAGAGAGAAAATATAGCTGAACCATGACACTTCgtcaattaaaatattaataaataggGAATTACTGGTAAACGGTGGCTGCACATTAGCACTCGCAGTCACGGATACAGTTTTCATAACAGTGCAAATGTTTGATTTACTGGGCTAGTTCACCTGAAGTTTGCTACTTAGCTAAATAGCTGGCTAGCTTGTTCAGCTAgcaaagaaaatggaaaagcaGGAAAACCTCTCTTGACTTTCAAGCACGTCCGGTAAATTAGCTATCTATACGTTGATTAATTACTACACTAATTAACCAGCTACATATATTGACCATGGTATTTACTAGATAAATAAATGTCAACAATATTGACGTACTGACATAATATAATTTCATACACATAATAAAGCTACAACTAGCTATCAAAATAAATAGCTAaatagctaatgttagctagcatttcCTTTGTGAATTGTTTAGGCAAACCAAATATACTATATTTGATGTGTAAGTTAGGCCATTTCACATTAAACTGCAAGTACAGCGATTAAAACAGTATAAAGAGATTATACGatcaataattaaataataagtcaacatttactgtaaatataaCACTCACCCCCCTTGCCAAATTAAAGTGACGTCAGTGTAAACACACCTCTTGCGGAACCGAAGGACCCACCGACGTCAAAATACAAGGTGTCCGTCTGTGCCCTACTTTAAATCGAAGAGTTCGAAATaagtattcaaataaaaataaaacaaattgaacATGTGTTATCATATCACCAAATGTATGCTTTAGTTATATTATTACTGGTATTTTCATAAAGTGATTAGAGTTTTATAAGAAATATCTGGCATGTTGCAAAAACACCCAAAATATTCTGGCGcgcaagacaaaaaaaagaaacaggagaAAACATCGTTTGGCTATGCTTAGCTGCAAGGTAATGCGAAAAAGTAAGGTAGATAGCATATATATTCaaggaaattatttaaaataaatacatatattccATAGTAGCTACGTCTACACTACATAATATATCTGATATAACTACAACGTTTTGACAATTGACGTGGGTGAAGTTCCTTGTTACTCAGTCTTGGCTATTCTTCCTCGGGGTTCGAACCGTTACTAGAACATTAAATGTCATTGGTTTAAACATAAATTAAA
Encoded here:
- the mapk15 gene encoding mitogen-activated protein kinase 15 encodes the protein MKIPSARSWYIVALNHLFSLKNFNLIILPIVNSDQRNTNNCLDLSNQRIKMNVIEVEDHISMKYEIKRRLGKGAYGIVWKAVEKQTGEVVAVKKIFDAFRNRTDAQRTFREIMFLQEFGDHDNIVKLLNVIRAQNDKDIYLVFEYMDTDLHAVIKKGNLLKEIHKRYVMYQLLKATKYLHSGNVIHRDQKPSNILLDTDCFVKLCDFGLARSLYQIQEDSGNPALTEYVATRWYRAPEILLGSSRYTKGVDMWSIGCILGEMLLGKPLFPGTSTINQIERIMSAIPHPSPEDILSIKSEYGASVIQRMLLRPSVSLEELLQPSVPSDALDLVCRLLVFNPDKRLTAEQALQHPYVSKFHNPAKEPALDYDVILPVDDDVQLSVVQYRNKLYEMILEKRTTRRMPRHVQPKPRKKDESALGCKSGDHGRQWPNEKDKERSEPVPLADDCGGDRGVKNLHCKTEHQAVHPVISVQAPAPVSTQPALEKTSPTANAVMGKTTYNPITHVANGFVRSPGGPPHFFNSSSSAVNTNQMSSETVTAPRPEGSNSNIVSMEQILQRGRSAPASRTRSFSLTLSSPQNNPLVRRDEPSVSSVICVTSARLNQRSQSQTQDARPPPPRFSKKVFQSNANVAAAGDPRAKLGSYSQAYGTINKTELDNLMRSRHQH
- the vps28 gene encoding vacuolar protein sorting-associated protein 28 homolog; translated protein: MCSHRLPITLYDGNSHNVSRNTCYGRYGWRCVCSESHQNNSIYSKNLNYLLFLSNCHAFIFLFIIAPANKPELYEEVKLYKNAREREKFDNMAELFAVVKTLQALEKAYIKDCVTPNEYTAACSRLLVQYKAAFKQVQGSDVGSIDDFCRKYRLDCPLAMERIKEDRPITIKDDKGNLNRCIADIVSLFITVMDKLRLEIRAMDEIQPDLRELMETINRMSNMPPDNEAKDKVSLWLTTLSSMSASDELDDSQVRQMLFDLESAYNAFNRFLHSS